GCCCGTCCGCGCCGGGCCGTCCACCAGTGCGCTCAGCTCGGCCGGCACCTTCACGGCCGCGCCCGGCTCGCCCAGCAGCTCCTTCTCGCTGAGCCCGAAGTGCTCGGCGATGGCCGCCCGCAGACCGGGCAGCGCGTTTGCCGTGCCGCCCCAGACCTGCGAGGCACGCAGTACCGCGAGGACCAGGTTGACCCGGGCCTCGTCGACCGGGCCGCCGCCCAGGATGTGCAGACCGTCGCGGATCTGGACGTCCTTGATCTCGCAGAGGTAGCCGTCGATGTGCATGACGAACGAGTCGAAGGCGTCGTCGCCCGGCTGCTCGTCGACATGCAGGTCGTGGTGGAGCTCCGCGGCCTTGACCAGCGTCCAGATCTGCGCCCGCACGGCGGGTGCCTTCGTCGGGTCCAGGTCGCTGACCAGTGCGTACTCGTCGAGCAACTGCTCCAGCTTCGCCAGGTCGCCGTAGGTGTCGGCGCGGGCCATCGGCGGGACGAGGTGGTCCACCACCGTGGCGTGGCCGCGGCGCTTGGCCTGGGTGCCCTCGCCCGGGTCGTTGACGATGAACGGGTAGATCAGCGGCAGTTCGCCGAGCACCGCGTCGGGGCCGCAGCCGGCGGACAGGCCGAGGCCCTTGCCGGGCAGCCACTCCATCGTGCCGTGCTTGCCCATGTGGACGACGGCGTCCGCGCCGAAGGTGTTCTCCAGCCAGCGGTAGGTGGCCAGGTAGTGGTGCGAGGGCGGCATGTCCGGGTCGTGATAGATCGCGATCGGGTTCTCGCCGAACCCGCGCGGCGGCTGGATCAGCACCACCACGTTCCCGAACTGGAGTGAGGCGAGGACGATGTCGTCGCCGTCCAGGTACAACTGGCCCGGCGGCTCGCCCCAGTGCTCCAGCATGGAGTCCCGCATCGCCGGGTCCAGCTTCGCGAACCACTCCCGGTAGTCCGCCAGCGGCACCCGCGCGGGAGCTGCCGCGAGCTGTTCCTCGGTCAGCCACTCCACGTCATGGCCACCGGCGTTGATGAGGCGGTGGATCAGCTCGTCGCCGTTGTCCGGGTGGCCCTCGACGCCGTAACCGGCGTCGCGCAGGGCGTCCAGGACACGGACGGCGGAGGCGGGCGTGTCCAGGCCGACCGCGTTGCCGACGCGGGAGTGCTTGGTGGGGTAGGCGGTGAAGACCAGGGCGAGCTTCTTCTCGGCGTTGGTCTTGTGCTTGAGGACGGCATGGCGCACGGCGATCCCGGCGACGCGGGCCGCGCGCTCGGGGTCGGCGCGGTACACCGGAACCCCGTCCGGGCCCTGCTCCTTGAAGGAGAACGGCACGGTGACGAGGCGGCCGTCGAACTCGGGGATGGCGACCTGCATCGCCGCGTCCATGGGGGAGAGCGCGGCGTCCGACGCGTCCCATGCCGCCCGCGAGGACGTCAGGCACAGCCCCTGAAGGACCGGCACGTTCAGATCGGCGAGCGCGCCGATGTCCCAGGCCTCGTCGTCACCCCCGGCGGAGGCGTCCGACGCGCGGGTGCCGCCGGCCGCGAGCACCGTGGCGACCAGGGCGTCGGCCCGGCCGAGGAGCTCGTAAAGACCGGCGTCCGCGCCGCGCAGCGAACCGCAGTACACCGGAAGGGCGTTGGCGCCGCGCGCCTCGACGGCGTCGCACAGCACGTCGACGAACGAGGTGTTGCCGGAGAGGTGGTGCGCCCGGTAGAAGAGCACGCCGACGGTCGGGCGGCCCTCGGTGAACGTACGGCTGCCGTGCAGACCCCACTCCGGCATCTTCTGCGGTTCGGCGAAACCGTGCCCCGTCAGCAGGACGGTGTCGGAGAGGAAGCGGGCCAGTTCGACGAGGTTCCCCGGGCCGCCCTCCACCAGGTAGCGCAGCGCCTCGGCGACGACCCCGGCCGGTACGGACGACTCGGCCATCAGCTCCGCGTCCGGCACGGCCTCGCCGCCGAGCAGCACGGTCGGGATGCCCGACGCCTTGAGCGCGGCGAGCCCGTCCTCCCAGGCACGCTTGCCGCCCAGCAGGCGGACCACGGCGACGGAGGAGCCCTCGATCAGCGCGGGGAGTTCCTCGTGGACGTCGATACGGGTCGGGTTGCCGATCCGGAAGGGTGCGCCCGAGGCGCGGGCGGCGAGGAGGTCGGTGTCGGCGGTCGACAACAACAGCACGGTGCTCAGCGGGGCGGTCAGTGGGGCGTTCATGCGCGTGCTCCAGGTGCTCCGGGTGCGATGAAGGGAAGTCCTGCCGGTGCGCCCGACTCGATCAGTCGCCACAGCGCATCGGTGTCCGCGTGTTCTTCGATGAGGTCGCCGAGGCGGTCGAGCTGTTCCTCGCGCAGCTCGGCGAAGCAGGTGTCGGGGGCGGGGACGAAACGCCGGCCGGCGGCCCGTGCGACCTCCGTCAGGAAGCGGCGGCGGAAGGCGTCGCTCTCCAGCGAGCCGTGCCAG
This genomic interval from Streptomyces sp. NBC_00464 contains the following:
- the cobN gene encoding cobaltochelatase subunit CobN, which codes for MSTVLLLSTADTDLLAARASGAPFRIGNPTRIDVHEELPALIEGSSVAVVRLLGGKRAWEDGLAALKASGIPTVLLGGEAVPDAELMAESSVPAGVVAEALRYLVEGGPGNLVELARFLSDTVLLTGHGFAEPQKMPEWGLHGSRTFTEGRPTVGVLFYRAHHLSGNTSFVDVLCDAVEARGANALPVYCGSLRGADAGLYELLGRADALVATVLAAGGTRASDASAGGDDEAWDIGALADLNVPVLQGLCLTSSRAAWDASDAALSPMDAAMQVAIPEFDGRLVTVPFSFKEQGPDGVPVYRADPERAARVAGIAVRHAVLKHKTNAEKKLALVFTAYPTKHSRVGNAVGLDTPASAVRVLDALRDAGYGVEGHPDNGDELIHRLINAGGHDVEWLTEEQLAAAPARVPLADYREWFAKLDPAMRDSMLEHWGEPPGQLYLDGDDIVLASLQFGNVVVLIQPPRGFGENPIAIYHDPDMPPSHHYLATYRWLENTFGADAVVHMGKHGTMEWLPGKGLGLSAGCGPDAVLGELPLIYPFIVNDPGEGTQAKRRGHATVVDHLVPPMARADTYGDLAKLEQLLDEYALVSDLDPTKAPAVRAQIWTLVKAAELHHDLHVDEQPGDDAFDSFVMHIDGYLCEIKDVQIRDGLHILGGGPVDEARVNLVLAVLRASQVWGGTANALPGLRAAIAEHFGLSEKELLGEPGAAVKVPAELSALVDGPARTGADAIDLLEQLCRRLAEGMEAHGWELSAVAGLARKVLGFELPDAVAVLGFACEEVVPRLARTTDEIDHILLALNGGFVPAGPSGSPTRGLVNVLPTGRNFYSVDPKAIPSRLSWEVGQSLADSLIARYLADTGDYPKSVGLTVWGTSAMRTQGDDIAEILALLGCRPVWDDASRRVTGFEVVPVSELGRPRIDVTVRISGFFRDAFPHVVGLIDDAVRAVAELDEPADANYVRAHADEDTAVHGDRRRATARIFGSKPGAYGAGLLPLIDARNWRSDADLAEVYAVWGGYAYGRGLEGRAARGDMETAFRRIAVAAKNVDTREHDIHDADDYFQYHGGMVAMVRHLSGESPEAYVGDSATPDQVKTRTLSEETHRVFRARVVNPRWMSAMRRHGYKGAFEMAATVDYLFGYDATAGVVDDWMYERLSAEYVFSPENQAFMRKSNPWALRGISERLLEAAERGLWAEPDQETLDRLRATYLELEGDLEGDG